A region of Nitrospirota bacterium DNA encodes the following proteins:
- a CDS encoding tyrosine-protein phosphatase, with product MVKGEDATSMMSGMKYNLIVILFVSLAVGLMSSAYSAGGAEADRSSMGSSAAYPEGAVVIEKIIELPGLKNVGRVAPNIYRGAQPERAGYETLRKMGIRTVINLRTTRSEKDEVEAAGMRYVEIPMSMLSGVDREKVDHAVDVMADPGEQPVFVHCRLGHDRTGIVVAAYRMREEGWTLQMAEAEMEEYGFNDVWLHFKSFLKEYSEHYRER from the coding sequence ATGGTGAAAGGAGAGGATGCCACATCAATGATGAGTGGGATGAAATATAACTTAATAGTAATCCTTTTTGTTTCGCTCGCGGTGGGCTTGATGTCCAGCGCGTATTCTGCCGGAGGTGCGGAGGCCGATAGAAGCAGCATGGGTTCTTCCGCGGCCTATCCCGAAGGCGCGGTGGTTATCGAGAAGATTATTGAATTACCGGGACTGAAAAACGTTGGCAGGGTTGCGCCGAATATTTACAGGGGTGCGCAGCCGGAGCGAGCGGGCTATGAAACGCTCAGGAAGATGGGAATAAGGACGGTGATTAATCTCCGCACCACGAGGAGTGAAAAGGACGAAGTGGAAGCTGCCGGAATGAGGTACGTGGAAATCCCGATGAGCATGCTCAGCGGCGTGGACAGGGAGAAAGTGGACCATGCGGTGGATGTCATGGCCGACCCCGGGGAGCAGCCGGTCTTTGTGCACTGCAGGCTCGGCCACGACCGGACGGGCATCGTGGTTGCCGCCTACAGGATGAGGGAAGAGGGCTGGACACTGCAGATGGCCGAAGCCGAGATGGAAGAATACGGGTTCAATGATGTGTGGCTGCATTTTAAATCGTTCCTCAAGGAGTATTCGGAACATTACAGGGAGAGATAA